The sequence GGCCCAGTACATCGACCGCCCCGTCCCCGAGCCGACGCTCGCCACCACCACCGCCACCCGTGCCTGGGCCCTGGAACGCCTCGCCGAACCGGTCACCCTCGGCGAGCTGGCCGCGCACGCCCGGATGAGCCTGCGCACCTTCACCCGGCGGTTCCGCGACGAGGTCGGCATGACCCCCGTGCAATGGCTCACCGCGCAACGCCTGGAACTGGCGCGCCACTTGCTGGAGTCCAGCGACCTGCCCGTCGACCTGGTGGCCCACCGCGCAGGCTTCGGCTCGGCCAACTCCCTCCGTCAGCACATGCGTTCCACCCTCGGCGTCTCCCCGATCGCCTACCGGCGGACCTTCCAGCCCGCATCGGCGTGACCTGCGAGGTAATCGCCGTCGGGGCCGACGCCCTGGCAGGATCGGATCAACGGCCCGCACCGGCGGCCCGGTTCACAGGGGAGCAGACCATGACCGCGTACGCCATCGCCCACATCCGTCCCGAGACCATGAACGAGGACATCCTCCGGTACATCGAGACGATGCAGTCGACCATCGACCCCTTCGGCGGCCGCTTCCTCGTCCACGGCAAGGAGGTCGAGGTCCTGGAAGGCCCCTTCCCCGGCACCGTCGTCATGATCGGCTTCCCGGACATCGAGAGCGCCCGCGCCTGGTACGCCTCCGACGCCTACCAGGCCATCCTCCCGCTGCGCACCGACCACATCGCCAGCGAGGTCATCCTGGTCGAGGGCGTCCCGCTCGACTACGACGCCTCGACGACGGCCGCCGCCCTGCGCGCGGCCGCGGGGCTCTGACGATGGGCAACCGCGCCGTGTTCGTGCTCTCGGGCCCCGGTCACGCCGGTGGCCCCGGTGGCCCCGGTGACCCTGTGGGTCACACCCGCCATCGCTCCTCGTACGGCGCCGTCGGGCTGGACCTCGACCTGCTGGCCGGGCCGGA comes from Streptomyces virginiae and encodes:
- a CDS encoding DUF1330 domain-containing protein, with product MTAYAIAHIRPETMNEDILRYIETMQSTIDPFGGRFLVHGKEVEVLEGPFPGTVVMIGFPDIESARAWYASDAYQAILPLRTDHIASEVILVEGVPLDYDASTTAAALRAAAGL